Within the Malus sylvestris chromosome 4, drMalSylv7.2, whole genome shotgun sequence genome, the region CTTGTGCCCAAGTAGTTCACTCAAATGCTGAATCACTTGGTAACAAATTGGTTCCTGCAGCTGCAACAAGGGAGTGCCAGCAACAAAAGGAACAAAATGGTATTCCTGGAATTATTTGAACCTGTGTGGTTCCGCGTGTGCTAAATTCAAATGTTATTATGCAATTTCGTTATATATTGATGTGTATCCACTCGGCGTGCCTAAGTGTATGTACGTGCATATGTACTTGTTTTACTTTCTTCATGATTAGGCTGTATTTTCTATTTTCAGACAACTTTGCAATGGGAAAAGATCTGGAGACAGGCCTGACCAATATTGAAGAATTACAGCATGGGCAGTGTAATGATTTTTCAACAAAACTAGCAGGAGCAAGACAGAATAATCTGCTTGAGACAGGTTCCGGTAAACTTGACGAGAAAATTGATAAGGGAAAGCTGAACTTGAATCGTGAGAGTCCTTCCAGCATGCTAAAGTATGATGGTGCTACAATAACAGGTGTTGTAACTAATCCCACTGATTCCCAGATGGACAACACACAATTTGAAGCTTCTAACAGACATTATTACGCCTTAGACGTTAACAATAAGGCGCATAGTAATGTTCATGAAATTTCATCCGTGGAGCTCAGTTTGAAAAGGCTTAGAGGAGTTAAAGGCACCGAGACAACAGTACAAGATGACCGCAATGTCTTGAGACGGTCAGACTCTTCAGCCTTTTCAAGGTATTAGGACCATGAGGACCTAGAAGTTATTATTATCTGTGGAAGTTTGAATCTACGTTCACGTGAACTTTCTATATTTTCCTTTAGCATATTACTTCCTGTGCAGGTATAACACAGCCTCAAATGCTAACAAGGGTCCTTCTGGGCATGTTGGAAGCAACTCTCCACATGATAATAGTGGAGAAGTTACGAAAAAGGAATTCTTTCGCGGCATTCGATCTCATTCAAGAGATAACCCTCCCAATCAATGCTTGAAAGGAGGCAGCAATATCAATGATATGGGATCCACTACTAATAATGCCCTTCCGAAATCTCAAGTTGCAAACAAGTCAGAAGCAGCATCCACAGTCCAACTTTTGCATCCATCATCTGCTTTCCATCCTGTGAAGGACCTTAAGAGTGCTACCGAACATGTTATAAAAGATAATTCTAGCAATGTGGAAACAACAGTACGGGTTCAATCAAGAGACACCCAGAAGCAACACCAAATCCAGAACCGCCATCATGATTATGATCAGCATCGGGTCCATCACCATGTTGTCCACAATATGCAAGAGCCACAGCTGCGTGACAATAATGATTTATCTTTGAAGAAATTGGCTGCAGCTGCCCCACATTGTGGATCATCGAATGCCCTAACTGGGCCTGTTGAAGGTAACCCTGGAAATTATAGCATCAATGGGAGTGGTTCGGGTAGTAACCATGGGAGCAATGGGCAAAACGGAGGCAGCGGTGGACATAATGTTGGAGGTACAAAGCTAGAAAGTGATTATGGAGTTGCTGGGAAAAGTGGAAGTGGTGACGGTAGCGGAAACCAGAGTGGAAATAGAGTAGATGAAAACATGTTCAAGCAGAGAGAAGCTGCCTTGACCAAGTTCcgtcagaaaagaaaagagagatgcTTCCGAAAAAAGGTAACTAACATTCAGTTTGCAACTTTACATCCTAATAATAGATCTTAATAAGTGCTTATGAAAAATTTGCACGTTCCTCCTGTACATGCAACATTTATATTAAATGATTTAACTTCAATCTGGTAAATGTGCCCTTTCTTGCATTGCATGTTTGATTTCCTTTAGAAGGTTGCCGAATTCtgaaaataagagaaaataTAGACAGCCTGTTGAATCTGATTTTCGGTTGGTGGTTTTTCAGGTTCGGTATCAAAACAGAAAGAAACTGGCAGATCAACGACCTCGAATTCGAGGACAGTTTGTGCGGCATACAATGAGCGAGAACACGAGCAGGACAACAGATGGCTAACTCGGGCACTTCCGGTAACATAGGTTTGAAACTTGGTGATTACTTGTGAGCTGTTATCAGTTAAATGCATATGTATATTTTCTTGCAACTCTTATGAGCAAGGTGCTACGTAAATATTCGTGTAGACAGATTTGGAGGTGTAGGACGTGAGAATTCCAGACAAGACCACACCTTGAAGCTGCAGTCGATTAATGTGGATTTCAAATTGCTTCTTTAAACAGGAGGCCATCGGCTTTATGCCATCAGTGTCCTTTTATTTCGTGTTAAAGAATAAAATGTCTTCAATGCCTTCTCTAGACTATTGGCTTCTCGGCATTAGGCCGAGGCTCGAGAGCCGGCCAATATTTCACTTGAGGTTAGGTTGCTCTCTCTACCGCAGGCGGGTTGGCCAAGGCGGTTTGCCCGCCATGTTGAATCTGAGTTTGAATTTCCCTCATCGTAAAGTAGAGTAGTTAAAAGAAAAGCGTTATTTCTTTACCAAGGTATATACATAAACAGATTGCATGAATCAATGGAAACCAATATGTTAAAATTGGAATTGATAAAACGTCAGAAGGAGAATTATGAGATTACTCGCAAACCAGTGATTTCTGCACTCTTCTTTTCACCTTGTGCACGTGCTCCCTTGTTTCCTTTTTAATCAGCAGATTGAACAAATCAACAAAGAATCGACAAAGTTAAGCGAAGAAGTGTATAAAAATGGAGTGACTTTCTGCCACTTCCCTTTCTTAAAAATTCAGGCAGTTTGACACATATGGAGGAGTAAAGATCTGGGTTGGGCCTAGTTTGTCTATGATTAGAATATTTGTTTTTCGGCCCTTGGGCTCTAACTCTACCCAAAAGTGGGAAAGAAAAAACAACTTTGACATGATATCATTACTCTAACCTGATCGGACTGCCAGTGGTAAAGTCACCagatgatctttttttttttgtttaaaaaaaaaaaattatcatcgGAGCCAGTGGTCTTGAAGAAGGGCAAAACGTTTGCCATGAACATGTACGTAAATGTTTGTATCATAAAGTTGTTAGCAATTTGAATAATTTCGAGTTAACTCAGGTGGTAAGAATGATGGAGAAAAAAGAATCAAAATTAAGATAAGGTTAAGGGTTCCGTTGCGTCCATCACACGAAAACTAAAGTTAATACCGCGATGTAATTAGTTCAGCTTACAGCATATGTTTCAGATACAAATTCCTTGTATTTATCTTGGTTGTCTTTGTATCTAtttattttccttcttttggGTACTCATTGTTAGTTCAGAACTCGTGAGCTTAATTTGTTTGACTAGGAAAAGTGCTAAAAACAACTGACAAACACGATATGCTTTTTCTCCAAACAAAGCACGATGTGCTttgctttgtgtttttttttccttgtatgTGGGAATGTCTTAAAGTTTCTGTCGATTGGTCGGATTCAGTTGGAAGAaatccaaaagaaaaaggcCACCGTATGGTCCTCATCACTGTATTTGctagtaatttttatttttatttttatttttttaaaaacgaAAACGAAAGCTTTATTCAAGGAAACTTACTTAGGATACAAATTTTGGTAGAGTAGGTCTCTTATAACGTCAAGAGTTCTTCAAACTAAACCTTTGTGCGAGATAAACGAGTTTTTACAATCTTGGAACTCAGATGAAAGCCCCTGGATGGACATCCAAATCCAACATTACAAAGCTTATCCTAGACACGTCCTCGGATATCCTTGTGCAAGCTGCCACCACCTAAAGAAAGTCAAACTGTCACATTGAGCTGAAAGTCCACATGTCCATTTTATTTGATGTGGTTGATTTTTATCTCATTAAGTagttattttaattaataacaTATGTTAGGTCTTCCAATTAGATTATGACTGTTTAAGATATCGAATTCATCAAAGAATTTTTATCCATTCTTCTATTCAACCATGCAACAAATTTTTGACCTACAAAAATTTGTAGCTCAAGCAATTCAGAAAATATTTTTATGACTTTATGCGCGGAATTATGTGTTTGATTTCTCCTTCTGTTTCCACCACAAGTTGGAGATAGTGTTCTCTATAAAGAATAGGACGAATACTCCCTCTTGACATGTTCGAGCTTGAcctccatcttttttttttttttttttttttgataaactagAATTTTCATTATCAGAGCAAAAGCCAGAGAAATTCACACGAGAGCCCACAAGCAAAGAAAACATCAGAATAACTAACAGATATGATTGGAATAGGGGGAATACATGAGAGGACGCCGCAATATTTACAAGTGTCACCCCTCTTATTCCCCAAACAAAATTAGGCTGGAGGAGGACAAGGCAAACCGTCCTTATTGAGGATATGTGCCAAGGAAGATGGGGCCTATTGACCCAAGTGTAAACGCTCATCTCCTGGAATTTGATTAACCTCCCTCTTTGGGTATATGTTACTTATATGTATGAGGGTATTTATCGTTGAAATGTCTCACGTCGACCGTATTAATgagaaaaaaaagtttaaatatcataatctcactctaactaataccgagacattttgtaataaaaccccacacctgatggattgtgcaggtggtaattaccaaccAAGTTGGAGACAATattggtgttgttggaagtgggtctTCTGATAATTCTAAATGGTATTAGAGCTAAGGAATGGGCCCGTATTGTATTGCCATgtgatgggtgggtccccttggTCCTGCGTGTAGGGTGAGTCCCtatggctccacgtggttgtcgATGTGTGAATCTCCAACGTGTGACCCACTAATTGGGAATCGGGTCCCACGTGAGAGGGCGTgttgaaatgtcccacatcgaccatATCAATGAGAAGAGaaaagtttaaatatcctaacttCATTCCAACTAATACTGAGGCCTTGTAATAAAACCCCACATCTGACAGATTGTGCATGTGGTAATTATCAAGTTAGAGACAATATTAATGCTATTGAAGTGGATCTTCAGTCCGTTtttctgataattctacatttATAGCATTTATTTGATTGTGTTGAATTGATGAACTGGTGAAGATTAGTCTAATCAATATCTTATTTAATATAACTATGCTTGAAACTATATAAATAAATCACTGACATGCACCCAGTGACCCAGTCCCAGGTTCTAGTAAGTTTCACCGTCGCTATCATCCTGCAGCCTTGACAATCTCATTAATGTGTGGAGCCCATCACAATTACCAGAGGATATATAATACAATCTGTGTGACAGGTTTCTTTGATCAGcatgattttgtttatttatttatttgtttgtttgtttaatttcctttattttaattgatGAAACCTTGTATCTCGTAGAAGAATTGGGTAATGTTCATAATTAAACATTTCTCTCATGTATTAGTTAAACATATAGCCAATAGTTATTTACGTGTGCACTGAGTTTAACATTCTTACACATTATTAACCTTGACAACAAAGGTGGCATGTGTTGGTATACGTGTGAAAAGCTTCATTGTGAATGTCTCCTTTCGTCGCGTTTGAGTGATTTTTCAAATAAGTTTATTTGAGGGATCATTTGTAGGATCCATTTTACATTTAttgtgaatgatctaaccattatttttatattctttCCTCAAATATTATCTCTACTTATCAAAAATCGTTGAAACATTTGACCGTTGAATTAAATAATAGTCATATTAGTGATTTCTTGATAAACTGTATTCGTCTTTTATCTTCACTAAAATTACATGCCTTAATGGTTTTTATTtgtgtaacaacccgtccctaattttaagatttattaattttaaaagagtgaattgatgaaaatgtcCCTAGAGGTGAGGatattgactttcgttgaccagtGTATAGTGAGACGTATGAaacattcttttagcgtatcctTGTAGTACTAGTCACTACGAACACATAAGCACAAGCGCAATCGAATTTGGAGTTACGATAGacattttacgaacttacaaaagTGAAAGGCGACTTGGTAATTTCATGTTTACAGATATTTTGTGGCTTGTTTCGTAAGCCACGTGGGGCCCACACCTCACTCTTTCCCTCTCTCATGTATCTCCCAATCCCCCAGAAAACCCATTTTTTCAACCTTCTCCACTCATTTGCTACCACCTCATCTCTTCTTCCGTCATTTCACTCTTTCTCACCTCTTAGCTCCCACTTGTCTCTCATTTCTCTGCAAGTGCAGAAAAGCTACCTAAGGCACACACCATCGAGCCATCACCCCAGCCATGTACAACCATCGCCAATCTAGCGAGCCTCAGAACCCAAACCATCTTTCCCTCGACCCTACAAAGTTAAACCAAGCTTTAGGTTACTGAAAATCATGCACAGAAGCTCACATGGAGCTCTATTTGAAATCTGAGTTTTCCGGCGAGGGTCTCGCCTTTATGGCAAAGGTAAAACTTAACGATCTTAAAATAATTCCCTGTGATGTTATGAATAAATATTTGAGTTGTGTTTTGATGGGATTCGATACAAAAAAAATCACGAGGGAGTTTTCCCCATATTTTTGGTACTCAGAACCATGGCCATCGAGCCACTTCCAGACTCCTTTTCCGGCCAACTCTGACCATAACACAGCCTCAAATGGGTATAGACCCATTCCCTACACTTATAGCTTCACTTAGGTTTTTGTATCACCGATTTTGGTTTCGATTTGAGCTCGTTTGGAGCTCTGAAAGTCGGCCTTGCTACTTACAAAACGTAGGCCTTCAAGGAAAGCGAGTATTGTTGTACTCACAGGCATGTAGGCATGTGTGAGGGAGCTGGCGCGTGGTTGCCAGTGCGGCGCGTGGTTGCCAGTATAGCCACCTTGTGGCAGCGCATGCTGCGGTGCATGGAGGAACTTGAAGTCCCTCCTTAGGTTTCTAGACGTTCCGAACCCAAATCCACCGTCCATTTTCTGAAATTCGACCATTTTAAAATAGTTCCTTTATTAGCCGTACTTTATACGAAAATGCATTTATACGTTAGTACGTTAAATATTTACgtaaatggttttgtttctaggtgAAGCACATCGCAAGGACTCTCGATGCTCGCGAGGCGGGTTCGACTCAACAACATGatttgtgagtgggtcttttctttgatatagtatatatatttgtttagtttttatATATACATCTAATAACGAAATTTTTATATGatgccataattaaattaatgtttCTAGTAAATGGCGTAACGATGAGAATTAGGAAATCATTATAAATCCTACGAGATGCCTTAATTAGTTATACGGCTATGAATAatattatgttgactagaattattgaatcactctggcatgactatatttacgttatttgctcatcatgtgctgcaccggtgttagtactcgctcGAGGCCAAGGCttgtctttcacgtgtatgttcacatcgcactgTACGCTCACTGTACTCGTCCTAGATTGTTATAGGCAATTAAAACTTGTATGTGATGCGCATAGTgccagtcttcatgtgattgtagtactagagcataaattattattacacccagtcttgtacATGTCAGAGTACCTTTGCATGAACTTGTGTGTCagcatgtgtcgatgagcactcgatatgatcTGTTTGCTTATGCGAGATTATGTGATTACGGATGTCATGTGTTTATTTACAGAAGTTTGTAAAGTATAGCATTTTTGAGATATTGTTGGCTAtgtactatacgtagtatgttatttgtggaaactatacttgttttatggcgaggggttattacatttttgaaaatatttttacaaaacattatttttaggggcactcacccttgttttttcgGCCCTCCAGGATTTAGTGGTAGTGTTCATGTCGAAGAGGATCTCTGGCAAACACTGATATCGGAGACTACTTCCGATGGTATAgttcttattctaattttactatactttacttatgctctgacatcaagtgtgaaatgggttcattcccgcttaCAAGAGCACTCTtgcatttaggcacttttaggtttaaatttacttacattatccacatcactacactttatagcTTTGTCACCCTCcgggtgttggccagcacaacTTTATTTGGAGTCTAAGTGGACATTctgggtcagggtgtgtcaatttatttaatgttttttgcaaggatgatctatgtaTAATGTACTAATAATATAGACGGTTTGGATCGTAAAAAAATCTATGGAATGAGCATCACAGGCATAGGTGGATGGAAGTTGGGATAAAGGTGATCCCAGGACCACTTGAAGTCCCCAAAAAATACATGTGAAAATCTTCCGAGGATCCTTCGAAGGTTTGGTACGGCCCCTTTTTGTGGCTAATAAATGTTTGGTGTAATGCATGCTAGGCATGTCTCGACAAGTTGTGTTGACAACACTCAACAAATTCCTTTTAGATCACTCATCGGATTCCTTATGTCGCTATCTATTGATATATGTGCAACATAGTTTGGCAGACGATAACAAGTCTACCAAGCGTTCAACAAAATGCTTCAGTGAAtaaactgaattttttttttgggtgcacTTCAGGCTTTGTTCCTATCTAAAAAAGGACTCCCTAGGTTCAAATCTTGGATCCACCATTGGACACAAGGTATCCCTCaacaaaaatagaatatatatatatgcaaattgCAATGACTTTGTTTTCAAGTCTAATTTGGTTCTTtgagttttctttctattttttctgtattatctctattaattaatgaaactctTTTTGTCAACTAAAAGAGCGTGGAAAGACTACTTAGttttctatcacacaaaaaaattgaTAGGCAATAATGTAAATTTACAGgttcaaattttactgttttttttattgaagcctcacctacaggtgatgttaaaataccttcaatattaaaaataaaaataaaaacctcccattccccccacgttctctctctctccctctctccttctcattttctaaaaaaatgtgttcatacataCAAAGTATGTAGGCAAATGTtagtaaattgaaaaaaacacaTAAATTGTCTACATTGGAGGCAGGCGGTTCTTCAATTTAACCAACCGACTATGGCATTGTAGAGTTGGAaggtaaataaaaaaaccagagTATATCATGTCTGGCCACTAACACGCATGCTTTTCAACGCAACAACAAAATATATCCCTACATATATTGTCTTATGCAGACAAAAATAATAGAAGGGTCTACACCTTAGACTTGTCATGATCCACATACATATAGCcaaattttgtattttcttttgtaTAGTAATTTACACTGACAGACTTAAAAGGTTAGAGATTTGGACTTATTCATATTAAATAAGTATCGAACTCACCATACACAAGAATTGAACATAAAATTTTCTACGTATAAATGAGAGAAAAATGACTAAAATGTAGTACGTATATGCTTTAGTGTGAATATAGAAATATGAGAATAATATGAAGTTAGCTAGAATAGTCTCtaagattgacataactcctaattttggtctctgagatctgaaatcgatagaagtggtccatgagtttgtccaccatcaattattttggtcatttcatgaaaattttgttaaataaggatcaaaatgaaaaaaatgccctctatttaataaaaaatggacccaaatgatttgacaaaatttgagGGCATTTTTATCCCTTTATCCTTATTTAATGGAGACTTTtcacgaaatgaccaaaatgattgatggtggacaaactcagagaccacttttatcgatttcaaatctcaagaaccaaagtgaggagttatgctaATCTCAAGGGCCATTTTAGCTATAAAGCCTAATATGAAAGACaactttgaggtacgacttgagttgtttccttaaagtgttatttgcccccactaAAACGAAGTTGCTAAAGAGTTATTGGCAAACAATTTCCAAATTCCAAGACACAATAAAGTTTGGAATCTGCAAATTCAAAGTATCCTTttgaaaataattataaaaaaattgtatgATTGTAATATGAGAGGAGAGAGAGCAATCAAATTGTTCTTAAAAGTTTTTGAAATATTCAATTGATGGGAACCCTGGGTATTTGTAGAGATCCAATGGGTGCCTTTGGCATCCATTCGTTCTATCTCAAAGTGGGCAATGGTTTGATGAAAGGGTACATGTCGCTTTGGTTATATCTGATGCAAACCCCTTATGCAAAGGGTCATGCATTAAAGGGAGGGGTGAGGTTTGCCTCACAATACACTAGcaataatataattcaaatttgtctttggcaataattgaatctaagaccttttaagggaagaggaatatcactaaaccaTATTGAACCTAAAATCTTTCACTTATAAGCTAAAAAGAAATACGACTAGACCATAGTATTGAGTGGCTCACCAAAATCCACGTTGGTTCACATTTATTGTATGAATTAAAAGACACACTGGTTAGGAAAAAGACCCAACCCTACTTCTTGCTGAATCCCCATTATATGCCTACATATTAATCGCATGCAGTCACGTGATCCATCTAGATTGTTGTGAATTTCAACTACTTAGACAAAGATTAGATATATATCTAGGTGTTGTGGCTTATTTTACTCTGACAGGGAGAGATGGGGCACGgcagagagagatgtgtttgtagggttgtgtagaggatgttGTTACTCCCCTCTACATAGTGCCTTTACttatagtaataagagaggAAAGAATCATTCttctccaaggaatacaagttctAATTGGGAAGAATAACTagtatcaaatctaatctaggatttacacaatcacacttaaatataaagtttataacactcccccttgattgtgtaaatactcaagtagattcgcCATCATGTAGAGTTGAAGAAGTCAACTCATTGGCATTGATTCTGGGAACATGCTAATCTCACAATAAAGAAGGAACTTGTATATGGaactaagtctcacaaaaaaccAAATGGCCATGGtaaaacccgagtagggacaaaattcaTAGTCTAAGGTAAAAAGCGTGAGTAGTACAAAGTCAAAtaaaacgtctacaggacgtcatcagggatataatcaacccaaggtgggtgcctcgtcaaaacctcgttaggtagtgaaaaaaatgctcataatcatAGGGAAAAGAGTagattaagatcaagcaagtatacttcaggatactcctTCTATGTTCGACATAATTCCAAAAAGAactaacaatgttacaacttagaaagtttacgcatacctcTTCCTTGAACAAGTTTCTGAAACATCgtcttcggtagtgatttggtgaagaggtcaactagattgtcttgtgaacagATTTGCGTAACTTCagtcttctgatgctcttgctgTTGATatgagaagaagaacttcggtacaatgtgcttggtgttgtctcctttgatgtaacccttcttgagctgttcgatgcatgtTGCATTGTCTTCATAGATCATTGTCGGGACATCAACGACGGGGTAAAAATCACAAAAgattcgaatatggcccacatcTGTTCTCAGCCAGAAGCATTCCTGAGTTGTTTTATGTAAGGAGACAATtccagcatggttagacgaagtggcaactaaggtctgtttagttgacctccaagagattgcaATGCCTCTAATCAGGGCCAGCCCAGGCCCAATACGGGCAGGGCGACCATCCGGGGTCCAAAAAAAttgggggcaccaaaattattatggtgatatatttatatatgtttttataagagtatacatttataaaattttgtttagAAACAAAGAAATTTATCTAGAACTGgtggttttgttgtttaaaattaatgaggaggtcttaggttcaaaacactatgtgtgcttatttacattccaatttttataaatttcctTTCATaacagtataaatttataacatttggctaaatgatcaagaagtttaattagaagcaatggttttagttgtttaaaattaacaagagatcctaagttcgaaatgctatgtgcatgcatttttttttttcaatttttacaaatttttgtttggtttttaatttatttactagttagtagctatgtgggttgctatttttaaacatccattccaattcaagtctaatcttcaacaaagagtaaagcacaaactaaatttttagaccaaatttgcaaataatATTACGTGTCATCAAAAGGTTAAATTTAGTGTTCATCCATGACTTATACATATCCTTAAAGACTCaaaaacattattatttttttagtcttatattgacgaggttagtaaataagaaaaaatacctcacgatttatacaaaaacactttaaaagttcatatggaaaacaaaactcataatCTATCTACTTATAAGCCCGACGTTTTTGGTTTCCTTCTctcgatacaaaataaattagttattccgtgtttctaaattattgagtttgaagtgttttttctaaagataattttattgatgtctaacgtgtgaaaacaaataatttttttatatgaagtGAGGACACATTTTTTGGCGTCACCCAGGGCCTTAAAAATCTCTGCACCAGCCCTGCCTCTAACGGTAAAGGCATAAACCATTTGAGAGCACGCCTTATGTGGGTTAGATAAGTATCTTGCATTAGCATAACCAACCAACAGAGAATTGACTCTAAATAagggggtgcggcatcactcgaggatccgtAGGGATAAAACAAACCCATATCTGTAGTACCTTTAAGGCAACGAAAGATGACTTTAACACCAATCCAGTGTCTGCATGTTAGTGCATTATTGTATCTTGCCAAACAATTAACAatgaaggagatgtcgggtttAGTGCATTAAGTGAAGTACAATAAAGCGTCTATCGCACTtacataaggaacttcaggctccaaaatctcttcatcatcctcattcgaATGGAATgaatctcgttttgcatctagctaTCAAACGACTATATAAGTACTTGAAGGTTTCactttatcctcgttaaagcGGGGGAACActttctgggtgtagttcgattgatgtactaagattccatcagaatggtgctctatctcgagatcgagacaatatcgagtctttccttgatctttcatctcaaattctgacttcaAGTGCACgacagttctcgcgagctctttaGGAGTTCTGATGAGGTTCATATCGTCGACATAAATTACAACAATCGTAaaaccggaatgtgacttcttaatgaacacgtaaaggcatagttcgttgttcacatatccctgactagtcaaatactcactcgaATAGTTATagcacattcttccggattgcttTAAACCGTAGAGTGAaagcctcagccgaattgaaaGTGTATTccagggtttggaaatatttgatctagtcaatgtaagtccttcgggaactttcatataaattttcttatcaagatccccatagaggtAAGCGGTATTTtgaaaactaccaaactaataaggtagtgaaaagtaatcacatccataacaggTGAATAAGTTTCGTTATAGTAAATACCAGGGCGTT harbors:
- the LOC126618830 gene encoding two-component response regulator-like APRR7 isoform X1 — translated: MNVNSDEDRQLSELNHRSWEGEGERGNNGVEDEERRLVEEDESKSNGRAGDVKGRLGGAVQAQTVTQQPQGSTVCWERFLHVRSLKVLLVEYDDSTRHVVTALLRNCSYEVIPVANGVQAWKILEDLTNHVDLVLTEVVMPCVSGVSLLSKIMSHKTRKNVPVIMMSSHDSMGLVFKCLSKGAVDFLVKPIRKNELKNLWQHIWRRCHSSSGSGTGSESGNQTQRSIRSKSVEKSENNSGSKDEEDTDLNVGDGSDNGSGTQSSWTKRAVEVDSPQHAYSWPHPDSTCAQVVHSNAESLGNKLVPAAATRECQQQKEQNDNFAMGKDLETGLTNIEELQHGQCNDFSTKLAGARQNNLLETGSGKLDEKIDKGKLNLNRESPSSMLKYDGATITGVVTNPTDSQMDNTQFEASNRHYYALDVNNKAHSNVHEISSVELSLKRLRGVKGTETTVQDDRNVLRRSDSSAFSRYNTASNANKGPSGHVGSNSPHDNSGEVTKKEFFRGIRSHSRDNPPNQCLKGGSNINDMGSTTNNALPKSQVANKSEAASTVQLLHPSSAFHPVKDLKSATEHVIKDNSSNVETTVRVQSRDTQKQHQIQNRHHDYDQHRVHHHVVHNMQEPQLRDNNDLSLKKLAAAAPHCGSSNALTGPVEGNPGNYSINGSGSGSNHGSNGQNGGSGGHNVGGTKLESDYGVAGKSGSGDGSGNQSGNRVDENMFKQREAALTKFRQKRKERCFRKKVRYQNRKKLADQRPRIRGQFVRHTMSENTSRTTDG
- the LOC126618830 gene encoding two-component response regulator-like APRR7 isoform X2, whose amino-acid sequence is MNVNSDEDRQLSELNHRSWEGEGERGNNGVEDEERRLVEEDESKSNGRAGDVKGRLGGAVQAQTVTQQPQGSTVCWERFLHVRSLKVLLVEYDDSTRHVVTALLRNCSYEVIPVANGVQAWKILEDLTNHVDLVLTEVVMPCVSGVSLLSKIMSHKTRKNVPVIMMSSHDSMGLVFKCLSKGAVDFLVKPIRKNELKNLWQHIWRRCHSSSGSGTGSESGNQTQRSIRSKSVEKSENNSGSKDEEDTDLNVGDGSDNGSGTQSSWTKRAVEVDSPQHAYSWPHPDSTCAQVVHSNAESLGNKLVPAAATRECQQQKEQNDNFAMGKDLETGLTNIEELQHGQCNDFSTKLAGARQNNLLETGSGKLDEKIDKGKLNLNRESPSSMLKYDGATITDVNNKAHSNVHEISSVELSLKRLRGVKGTETTVQDDRNVLRRSDSSAFSRYNTASNANKGPSGHVGSNSPHDNSGEVTKKEFFRGIRSHSRDNPPNQCLKGGSNINDMGSTTNNALPKSQVANKSEAASTVQLLHPSSAFHPVKDLKSATEHVIKDNSSNVETTVRVQSRDTQKQHQIQNRHHDYDQHRVHHHVVHNMQEPQLRDNNDLSLKKLAAAAPHCGSSNALTGPVEGNPGNYSINGSGSGSNHGSNGQNGGSGGHNVGGTKLESDYGVAGKSGSGDGSGNQSGNRVDENMFKQREAALTKFRQKRKERCFRKKVRYQNRKKLADQRPRIRGQFVRHTMSENTSRTTDG